The DNA window AAGGCAGCATGGTCAGCAGCACCGCGATACCGGTCAGCTCGCCGAACAGGTCGGACGCTTTGCCGCCGGCGGAGCTCATCAGGGTGATCAGCACCATCAGCGCGGTCATTTTGCAACCGGCCAGCAGCAGGCCTTTCTTCGGAATGCCGTTTTTATCCAGCTCGCCGTACACTTTCGGGAAATTGCCGTCGTTGGCGGCGCGTACCCCGGCCTGGCCGACCAGCATCATCCACGAACCGAGCGAGGTCAGGCAGGCGAAGGCGGTGAAGGCAGAAACCATCGGCGCCGCCCAGTTACCCATAATCGCCGAGGCGCTGATGGCGAACGGCGCGCCGCTGGCGGCCATTTCAGACGCCGGGAACATGCCGCTGATCACCTGGGTGGCGGCGATATAGATGATGCCCGCCAGACCGGTGCCGAGCATGGTCGCCAGCGGTACGGTGCGTTTCGGGTTTTTCACCATGCCGGTGCTGACCGCCGCGGATTCCACGCCGATGAACGCCCACAGGCACAGCAGGATACTTTTGATGACCGCATGGCTGTCGGTGGTGCCGGAGGTGTTCCAGTTAGCCTGGTAGGTAGCGGCGTCAAACCAGTGCCAGCCGATGGTGGCGGTCACGATCACCGGGATCAGCACCAACACCAGGCCCAGGGTGGTCAAACGGCTGACCCAGGTCCCGCCCAGCATGTTCACGAAGGTGAAGATCCACACGATGGCGATACAGGCAATACCGGCGGGCACCGGGTTGTTCAGCGCCGGGAAGAAGGTGGAGAGATAAGAAACGGCGGTAATGCCGATGGCCAGGTTACCGATCCAGTTGGCATGGTAATAAAGCACGCCGGTCTGGAAACCGAAGGCCGGAGAAATTTCACCGGCATAGGCGATAGGGCCGCCCTGCTGCGGGTTTTTGGTGGCGAGGCGGGCATACACATAGGCCAACGACATCGCCCCGATAATCGAGATCACCCATCCCCAGATGGCGATGGATCCGAGACTCGCCAGGTTGGCGGGCAATAAGGCAATCCCGCTCCCCATCATATTACCGGCGACGACGCCGGTGCAGGCAATAAGCCCTATTTTCTTGGGTGAAGCCATGGTCAGTTTCTCCTGATTTACGTTTCTTATAAGCCACACCCATAAATAAAATATTTTAATGAGCCGGCTTGATAGTCAGGATGCTAACCATCGACGGGAATAAAGTCCTAAAGATAAAGTGAGATTACGCTCATGATCATAC is part of the Serratia surfactantfaciens genome and encodes:
- the cadB gene encoding cadaverine/lysine antiporter, encoding MASPKKIGLIACTGVVAGNMMGSGIALLPANLASLGSIAIWGWVISIIGAMSLAYVYARLATKNPQQGGPIAYAGEISPAFGFQTGVLYYHANWIGNLAIGITAVSYLSTFFPALNNPVPAGIACIAIVWIFTFVNMLGGTWVSRLTTLGLVLVLIPVIVTATIGWHWFDAATYQANWNTSGTTDSHAVIKSILLCLWAFIGVESAAVSTGMVKNPKRTVPLATMLGTGLAGIIYIAATQVISGMFPASEMAASGAPFAISASAIMGNWAAPMVSAFTAFACLTSLGSWMMLVGQAGVRAANDGNFPKVYGELDKNGIPKKGLLLAGCKMTALMVLITLMSSAGGKASDLFGELTGIAVLLTMLPYFYSCVDLIRFEGVNVRNLLSLIASVCGCGFCFIALMGANSFELSGTFIISLIILMFYARKMNTRQAASAAAVDENTTAKAH